Below is a genomic region from bacterium.
CCGGGCCCAATCGTAAAGGTCACCACCCGGGTGGATCGTGGCGGTCAGGGACGCTTCCCGGTCCCCCTGGAGAACGGAGGCCCAGAGACAGGCCAGATCCTCGGCCGCTCCGCCCCATTCGGCCACATCCAAGGGTCCCGAACCCTTCTTCCAGAAGGAAGCGGGCCGCCAAAAGACCGAGTAAGCGGTGACCTTGCCTTTTTCCTCCAGGACCCGAACCGGTCTTTCCGAAGGCCGGTCGAAACGATGGAAACAAGAGGCAGCCTGGACTGGGCCGCGCCGGATGCGGAAAGGGTGGGCGTTATAAAGCCGCTCGATCGCCGGCAGGTCCCGCGAAGCCGCCGGTCGGACCTTGCCCGGCACGGCGAAATAGGTCAGGTTCCGCCGTTGAAAGGTGAACTGATCGAGGAACAGGCCCCGCTCATACCCATAGGGACGGTAGAGGTCCCGTTCTCCCCAAAGGATCGACAAGGCGTATCCATCGTCCTGAAGGACATCGGCGACGTGGTCCATCAAACGCTTCATCAGGCCTTGGCCCCGGTGCGAGGGATGGGTGGCGACCGCGCCGATCCCGGCCACCCTGAGCGGACGGCCCTCGATCCGGGCCTCGAAGGGAAAAAGACCCACATGGGCGGCGAACCGGCCGTCGGCCATCAGGGCCCACTTCGTGGCGAGTTGGGCCGGCCGGGTGCCGAAGAAAGCCGGGGCGTCCTTCTCGAACCAGCGGGGATCCTGGAATCCATAGGAATCGGACAGGAACTTGAGGAAACTCCGGTAGTTCCGGGCCGTCGGATGGAGCGGACCGGTGAAGGTCGAAGGGATTGGGGGCATTTGTTCCTCCGGGAGGAATCTAACGAAGGGGCCTGAAAACCGGTCCCCGTTTCTTGTCCGAACGATGTCCCGTTCTTGTCCGGGTCAGAGACCCGACATCTGGGCCCCGCCCAATTGGAAGAAGAACTTGTAACTGAAGGGATTCCCCTCATAGAGGCCCGAATACTCGGGCGGGGTGATGTCATTGGTCACCTCGCCGCCGGCCCGCAGTTCCCAACCATCCCAAGAGGCCACCCGGTGGCTGTAGCCGAAGGAGACCGCCCCGATCCATCGGCCCCGGTCCGGGTCGTTGAGCCCCGTCACGCCCAACTGGTCGGGCGTCCTTTGGAGCACCTCGATGCGCCCGAAAACCGCCATCCGCTCGCTCTTGAAGGCGAATTCCTCCAGGATCGAATTCAAATAAGAAGCCTGGTCGATGTTCGTGATGCCCCCATAGATGAGGGTGTTGTAGAGGTCCCAGGAATCCGAAAGGGGGGACTTGGTATAAAGGGAAACTGAAAAACGCTCGGCTTGGGCAATGTCCGGCTCCGGGTCCCGGATATCCGCATAGGAAGCCATGAACTGGCAGTCGTCGGCCAGGTCCAGGATCCCCCGGATGCCGAAGGAATCCGGCGACCGTAAGGGAAGGTCCACCTGGGTGGGCGCGGGTTCAGTGCCGTCGAAACAGGAACCTTCCAGGTGGAAGGGACCCAATTTCAAGGCCGCCCCCAGGACACTGCCCGAGATGTGGCCCACGTCCTGGCCGATATGGTGTCCCAAAGGGGCGTCGGGGTTCACCATGCCCGTCAACCGGTGCATGAAGGCCACGGGCCCGTCAGTGGATTCACCCCTTGGCGCCGCGAAAAGCTTGAGATAACTCTTGTCCTCCGGGGAAAGGGCGATCAGGTCGCTCAAGGTGAGCCCCATGATGGGGGAACTGTGGGGATGCTGGGCATCCAGGAAGGGGGTCCCGTCCGCCTGGGCCTCCCCGATCTGGAAAAGCTCCGGGGTCCCGTTCTTGGGAACGGTCCAAAGATCGCTGGTAAGCATGAGGTCCAGGTTCAGGTATTGGCTGTCCCCCACCGAGGTGCCCAGGTCCACCATGAACATGTTGGGGGCGGAGAAGTCGGCCCGGCCCCGGGCCTGGCCCTCCTCGGCGACCGCCTCGAAGAACCCGTAACCGTGGAGCATCAGCATGGCCATGGGCATCCGGGCCATGGGGAAAGGCATGGCCATTCCCATGGATGCGTCCCAGACCTCCATGGAACCGACCTTGGCGGGATCTTGGAAGATGCCCTGGTCCCCGCTTTCCATCATCGCCGCCCGGGCCCCGGACAGGCCCAGGAAGGAACCGCTCAGCAAAAGGATGCCGAGGAAGGTCCCGAATTTCCGAACGCTTATTTTTTCCAGAGGAGTTTCCAAGGGTGGGCCTTCAGGTCCTCCACCATGTCCCGCAGGTCCTGGCCGACCTTCTCGTCCTTCAGCAGGACCCCCACGGCCCCCTTCCCGTCCTTGATGTCGTTGGAAAGGTCGTTCATGACCTGGAGGGTGTTATTGAGGTTCTTCAGGGACTGGTCGAGCTTCTGTTTCTCGAGGGA
It encodes:
- a CDS encoding GNAT family N-acetyltransferase — its product is MPPIPSTFTGPLHPTARNYRSFLKFLSDSYGFQDPRWFEKDAPAFFGTRPAQLATKWALMADGRFAAHVGLFPFEARIEGRPLRVAGIGAVATHPSHRGQGLMKRLMDHVADVLQDDGYALSILWGERDLYRPYGYERGLFLDQFTFQRRNLTYFAVPGKVRPAASRDLPAIERLYNAHPFRIRRGPVQAASCFHRFDRPSERPVRVLEEKGKVTAYSVFWRPASFWKKGSGPLDVAEWGGAAEDLACLWASVLQGDREASLTATIHPGGDLYDWARENCSSQVRTGQSCMLKVLDLHSVLKAFEPQLQRRYEALGTSMGRTLWFRSPGGSAGLECGRRLRVLKGSREGAIPLSAEGTVRLLFGAGRPSSTLKDLGLHAGWLDGLFPLDWYWWRSEWI